One genomic window of Caldivirga maquilingensis IC-167 includes the following:
- the sucD gene encoding succinate--CoA ligase subunit alpha, protein MTILVDQNTRVLVQGITGSEGSRHTLYMLQYGTKVVAGVTPGRGGQQVHGVPVYDSVEEALRKHPEINTSIIFVPARFASDAVYEAVDNGIRLVVIITEHIPIHDAIRFVNYAKYKGTVIIGPNCPGVVSPTISKVGILPNNVYVKKGPVGIISRSGTLTYEISYHLTQAGFGQSTVVGIGGDPIIGTDMVEAALMYENDPETKYLVVIGEIGGDQEERLASLVREGKVTKPIVAFIAGRTAPPGKRLGHAGAIISMGVGTYEGKVKALESAGIKVAKTPLEVVKLIRDISK, encoded by the coding sequence ATGACGATACTGGTTGACCAGAACACGAGGGTACTTGTACAGGGAATAACGGGTAGTGAGGGATCTAGGCACACACTGTACATGCTTCAATACGGCACTAAGGTGGTTGCTGGGGTAACACCAGGTAGGGGTGGTCAACAAGTTCACGGCGTCCCAGTCTACGACTCAGTGGAGGAGGCCTTAAGGAAACACCCTGAGATAAACACATCAATAATATTCGTACCAGCCAGGTTCGCCTCAGATGCAGTCTATGAGGCAGTGGATAATGGGATAAGGCTGGTTGTAATAATAACTGAACACATTCCAATCCATGATGCAATAAGATTCGTTAACTACGCTAAGTATAAGGGGACGGTGATAATTGGGCCAAACTGCCCAGGCGTGGTTAGTCCAACAATCAGTAAGGTGGGTATACTACCTAATAATGTATACGTTAAGAAGGGGCCAGTGGGTATAATATCCCGCAGCGGTACCTTAACCTACGAAATATCCTACCACTTAACCCAAGCCGGTTTCGGCCAAAGCACGGTGGTTGGTATTGGCGGTGACCCAATAATAGGCACGGATATGGTTGAGGCAGCCTTAATGTATGAGAATGACCCGGAGACCAAGTACTTAGTGGTGATTGGTGAAATAGGAGGTGACCAGGAGGAGAGGTTGGCTAGCCTTGTTAGGGAGGGTAAGGTAACTAAGCCAATTGTAGCCTTCATAGCCGGTAGAACAGCACCACCGGGTAAGAGACTTGGACATGCCGGTGCAATAATATCAATGGGAGTCGGCACCTATGAGGGTAAGGTTAAGGCACTTGAGTCCGCCGGTATTAAGGTCGCTAAGACACCGCTTGAGGTTGTTAAGCTTATTCGCGACATCTCAAAGTAA
- a CDS encoding DNA topoisomerase VI subunit B, which translates to MSDVAFESLTPAEWFRRNKEIAGFSSPSRAMYQTVRELIENALDATENHGILPSIKASIRYVDKDKDLYSIYVEDNGIGIPEEEIPNVFGQIFYSSKYKIKQHRGIFGLGAKMVVLYAQSTSGMPVRVTSSMKGSQYIYTYEISIDTVKNKPVIHSHVRVENKYGWHGTAVKVVLEGNWQYAKSRIEEYFTRTAMITPYAEIILIEPNNEVLRFNRITTIMPKPPVEGLPHPSSIDLESLKQLISRNSDIPLIDFLKENFDGIGDETVREFMKTVGIRASKHVKRLSESELRLLAEKMRQFNGWRRPRADWLSPIGEKILANGILHVLKPEAVFVTTRKPSSYSGHPFIVEAAIAWGGSIMPVDKPILYRYANKVPLLQDEGSDVIRHVIDEVDWSQYKVKFPAPLAVVVHVCSTKIPYASAGKEAIADVPEIEKEVRLAVREVARKLKVYLARKEKEQELLTKYAILRLYTDEVSSALSFVSGVDENVIKGKLEELIKRKLGLDIRAGPPAITSEVGNVAVA; encoded by the coding sequence ATGTCTGATGTTGCCTTTGAATCCCTTACGCCGGCTGAATGGTTTAGGCGTAATAAGGAGATTGCTGGGTTCTCAAGCCCAAGCAGAGCAATGTACCAGACTGTTAGGGAGCTTATTGAGAATGCCCTAGACGCCACTGAGAACCACGGCATACTACCCTCTATTAAGGCTTCAATAAGGTATGTTGATAAGGATAAGGACCTTTACTCCATATACGTTGAGGATAACGGTATAGGTATCCCGGAGGAGGAGATACCTAACGTCTTCGGTCAAATATTCTACAGCTCCAAGTATAAGATTAAGCAGCATAGGGGTATTTTTGGCCTTGGAGCTAAGATGGTTGTCCTCTATGCCCAATCCACCTCAGGAATGCCTGTGAGGGTTACTAGTTCAATGAAGGGTTCCCAATACATATACACTTATGAAATTAGTATTGATACGGTTAAGAATAAGCCAGTAATACACAGTCACGTTAGGGTTGAGAATAAGTATGGTTGGCACGGCACGGCGGTTAAGGTTGTACTGGAGGGTAATTGGCAGTACGCTAAGAGTAGGATTGAGGAGTACTTCACTAGGACAGCCATGATAACCCCATACGCTGAAATAATACTCATTGAGCCTAATAACGAGGTCCTCAGGTTCAATAGAATAACCACAATAATGCCTAAACCCCCTGTGGAGGGTTTACCACACCCAAGTAGTATTGACCTTGAGTCCCTTAAACAGTTAATCAGTAGGAACAGTGACATACCGTTGATTGACTTCCTTAAGGAGAACTTCGACGGCATTGGTGATGAGACTGTTAGGGAATTCATGAAGACTGTGGGCATTAGGGCTAGTAAGCATGTTAAGAGGCTTAGTGAGTCTGAGTTAAGGTTACTTGCCGAGAAGATGAGGCAGTTCAATGGCTGGAGGAGGCCTAGGGCTGATTGGCTCTCCCCCATTGGTGAGAAGATACTGGCAAATGGTATACTCCACGTCCTTAAACCTGAGGCCGTCTTCGTGACCACTAGGAAGCCATCCTCATACTCAGGTCACCCATTCATTGTTGAGGCAGCCATAGCCTGGGGTGGGTCAATAATGCCTGTGGATAAGCCCATACTATACAGGTACGCTAATAAAGTGCCTCTACTTCAGGATGAGGGTAGTGACGTGATTAGGCATGTTATTGATGAAGTTGATTGGAGTCAATATAAGGTTAAGTTCCCAGCGCCATTGGCGGTGGTGGTTCACGTATGCTCAACTAAGATACCCTACGCCTCAGCTGGTAAGGAGGCCATTGCTGATGTTCCTGAAATTGAAAAGGAGGTTAGGTTAGCTGTTAGGGAAGTGGCCAGGAAGCTTAAGGTTTACTTAGCTAGGAAGGAGAAGGAGCAGGAATTATTAACCAAGTACGCCATACTTAGGCTATACACTGATGAAGTATCCTCAGCCCTATCCTTCGTGTCTGGGGTTGATGAAAACGTGATTAAGGGTAAGCTCGAGGAATTAATTAAGAGGAAGCTTGGCCTAGACATAAGGGCTGGGCCACCGGCAATCACCAGTGAGGTGGGCAATGTTGCGGTTGCTTAA
- a CDS encoding thermopsin family protease, which translates to MNVPESVIFIVILTITSALITNAQSAACWYYWPNVNVNLGQGLLVKVMNGSYNLYVFTPTQYAKWSSGSGGYAVYAGSVTVGAYLVRIPPGSYYVVLYPTQCGSIVNAGINVIGLAPTGLSSIIPINTTAVLGYFNISIIRAWNASYTAVNVLRVPKSSASLQLNAVVRVELINGSFQEYWLQDALIFITSNGVFSVADNVWNATAPGANVSSSLITGLGRVYNAVGVSQEYYGYVGNLTRYQLPLSGYLEVNVTLINDSVVVMFGYAIVRNGSTYAPPVIKWFDNVTLGIKAKDALIVTTPYEETGGGYAYDVELVFGGGFNGEQTTFESLNAQLAVMHWSGSGWVPYSQVYNFGMNTGESATDLVTSISSNGNVQVTVGIPYYGELTNDFKPTIPTSFIEVIYPNSTVKGFYTFKETTVTLPRVIISNGVTYIFKGIDESCNGATRLIRNNSATVTPSINAFSTCVIRGNYSTYFLLRLKSQYPINITLVNGTFTVTNMESWLPANSSLVIRVKAIYPLSNLTRVKTINETLINMTVREPLNLTIEWIRQYFVRVMSIVPINVNGSLTLSYFNWINNGSVLELSIPSFMYFNNGSRLMALNKSRVIIVVTHPLNITTSWVRQYLVNISSIAPILINGNYSINYVQWINSGSIINVTVPKYYYLNGSVRLMALNSSILITVNNPIKATVKWVRQYLIEVNSIVPVMVNESQLTSLINWLNESSTLIINAQPQYYFNNGTRLILLNSSEIKVIINKPLNLTIEWVRQYLVNVTSSAPLMVNDTLVKSIQDWFNSSSLLNITLTIQYFNNGTRLLPLNSSLILIKVNKPLNLTVNWVRQYLVNLTSPIALNINGTVSRNYSRWINASDLIILNGPLRILEVNLTIIKLASVSINGQLHYSLPINLTVNEPLMIKVNWVRDYIVYYSLVLLVIVIVLILVASRRGG; encoded by the coding sequence ATGAATGTTCCTGAGTCAGTAATATTCATTGTTATTTTAACAATCACCTCAGCGTTAATCACTAATGCTCAATCAGCCGCCTGCTGGTACTATTGGCCTAACGTTAACGTTAACCTTGGTCAAGGATTACTGGTTAAGGTAATGAACGGGTCCTATAACCTATACGTATTCACACCAACCCAGTACGCTAAGTGGAGTAGCGGCAGCGGTGGGTACGCCGTATACGCAGGTAGCGTTACTGTGGGTGCCTACCTTGTACGCATCCCCCCTGGTTCATACTACGTGGTGCTCTACCCCACTCAATGCGGCAGCATCGTTAACGCCGGTATTAATGTTATTGGTTTAGCCCCAACGGGTTTATCATCAATAATACCCATCAACACCACTGCGGTTTTAGGCTACTTCAATATAAGTATTATTAGGGCTTGGAATGCAAGCTACACCGCAGTCAACGTACTAAGGGTACCTAAGAGTAGTGCCAGTCTTCAATTAAATGCAGTAGTGCGAGTTGAGTTAATTAATGGTAGTTTCCAGGAGTATTGGCTTCAAGATGCTTTAATCTTCATTACGAGTAATGGAGTCTTCAGTGTTGCTGATAATGTCTGGAACGCCACTGCCCCTGGGGCTAATGTATCAAGCAGCTTAATCACTGGACTAGGTAGGGTTTACAATGCCGTGGGCGTTAGCCAGGAGTATTACGGGTACGTGGGTAATTTAACTAGGTACCAGTTACCTTTATCAGGTTACCTTGAGGTTAACGTAACCTTAATTAACGATTCAGTGGTGGTTATGTTCGGTTACGCAATAGTGAGGAATGGAAGCACCTACGCACCACCGGTAATTAAGTGGTTTGATAACGTGACCCTGGGGATTAAGGCTAAGGATGCGTTAATAGTAACTACCCCATATGAGGAGACGGGTGGTGGATACGCGTATGATGTTGAGTTAGTCTTTGGGGGAGGCTTTAATGGTGAGCAAACCACCTTTGAGAGCCTTAATGCTCAATTAGCCGTAATGCACTGGAGTGGATCTGGTTGGGTACCTTATAGTCAAGTCTATAACTTCGGCATGAACACTGGGGAATCAGCAACAGACCTAGTGACCTCAATATCAAGTAACGGTAATGTGCAAGTCACCGTGGGTATACCATACTACGGTGAGTTAACCAATGACTTCAAACCAACCATACCCACAAGCTTCATTGAGGTCATTTACCCAAACAGCACTGTGAAAGGCTTCTACACGTTCAAAGAAACCACAGTAACCTTGCCCAGGGTGATAATTAGTAATGGTGTCACCTACATCTTCAAAGGCATTGATGAGTCATGTAATGGGGCAACGCGATTAATTAGAAATAACTCAGCAACAGTGACCCCAAGCATTAACGCGTTCTCAACATGCGTTATAAGGGGGAATTATAGTACGTACTTCTTATTGAGACTTAAGTCACAATACCCCATTAATATTACCCTGGTTAATGGCACATTCACAGTAACTAATATGGAGAGCTGGTTACCTGCAAACTCATCACTGGTGATTAGGGTTAAGGCAATCTACCCACTCAGTAACTTAACGAGGGTTAAGACTATTAATGAGACTTTAATTAACATGACTGTTAGGGAGCCGTTAAACTTAACCATTGAGTGGATTAGGCAGTATTTTGTCAGGGTTATGAGTATTGTCCCAATTAATGTTAATGGTTCATTAACATTAAGTTACTTTAACTGGATTAACAACGGCTCTGTCTTGGAGTTATCAATACCAAGCTTCATGTACTTCAATAATGGGAGTAGGTTAATGGCCTTGAATAAATCCAGGGTAATTATAGTGGTTACGCATCCATTAAACATCACTACGTCATGGGTTAGGCAGTACTTAGTTAACATTAGTAGCATTGCCCCAATTCTAATTAACGGTAATTACTCAATTAATTATGTTCAGTGGATTAATTCAGGCAGTATCATTAACGTGACTGTGCCTAAGTACTATTACCTTAACGGTAGTGTAAGGTTAATGGCGCTTAATTCATCAATTTTAATAACAGTTAATAACCCCATTAAGGCCACTGTAAAGTGGGTTAGGCAGTACTTGATTGAAGTTAATAGTATTGTCCCCGTAATGGTGAATGAGTCTCAATTAACCTCATTAATTAATTGGCTTAATGAATCAAGCACATTAATTATTAATGCGCAGCCTCAATACTACTTCAATAATGGAACCAGGTTAATCCTACTTAATTCAAGCGAAATTAAAGTAATCATCAATAAGCCACTTAACCTAACCATTGAGTGGGTTAGACAATATTTGGTTAATGTAACCAGTTCAGCACCATTAATGGTAAATGACACCTTAGTGAAGTCAATACAGGATTGGTTTAACTCAAGTTCATTACTCAATATTACGCTTACAATTCAATACTTCAATAATGGAACCAGGTTACTTCCCTTAAACTCCTCATTAATCCTCATTAAGGTTAATAAGCCTCTTAACCTGACTGTTAACTGGGTTAGGCAGTACTTAGTTAATTTAACAAGCCCAATAGCCTTAAACATTAACGGCACTGTGTCTAGGAATTACTCCAGATGGATTAACGCTAGTGATTTAATAATCCTAAATGGGCCGCTTAGGATTCTTGAAGTTAATTTAACCATAATTAAATTAGCCTCCGTATCAATTAATGGTCAGCTTCACTACTCATTGCCAATTAACCTGACGGTTAATGAACCCTTAATGATTAAGGTTAATTGGGTTAGGGATTACATAGTCTACTATTCATTGGTATTATTAGTGATTGTTATTGTATTAATCCTGGTTGCTTCACGCCGTGGTGGTTAA
- the sucC gene encoding ADP-forming succinate--CoA ligase subunit beta has protein sequence MRLLEYKGKEILAKYGVSVPKGVVISSVSDIDKSNLKYPVFVKSQVPFAGRAKMGLVKRANNKDEAKQIASEYLGKVIQDFEVKKVLLEEGVDVVKEYYVSVTIDRSSRTFIILASPEGGVDIEEIARTSPEKIYRGRIHPFEGLRDYTVNAINKFMGFTGELASKFASLLRIMYNVFETYDAELVEINPLALTRDGNFVALDVKIMIDDNALYRHGDISVEEEGDLTREELEARKYGFHYVELPGYVGVVGNGAGLTMATMDLVKEFKGEPADFLDVGGGASRDIVKAALSLLLKDERIKGIVLNIFGGITRGDEVAYGVVEAFKEIGASKPLAIRLKGTNEEEGRRILAPLGVKIYETAEEAIGELMSKLQGGSR, from the coding sequence ATGAGGCTACTTGAGTATAAGGGTAAGGAGATACTGGCTAAGTATGGTGTAAGCGTGCCTAAAGGTGTTGTAATCAGTAGCGTGAGCGACATTGATAAGAGTAACCTAAAGTACCCAGTATTCGTTAAGTCCCAGGTACCCTTCGCAGGTAGGGCTAAGATGGGGCTTGTTAAGAGGGCTAATAATAAGGATGAGGCTAAGCAAATAGCTTCAGAGTACTTGGGTAAGGTTATTCAGGACTTTGAGGTTAAGAAGGTTCTACTTGAGGAGGGGGTTGATGTTGTTAAGGAGTACTACGTCTCAGTAACCATAGATAGATCCAGTAGGACATTCATAATCCTGGCCTCACCTGAGGGTGGGGTTGATATAGAGGAGATAGCTAGGACAAGTCCTGAGAAAATATACAGGGGTAGGATCCATCCCTTTGAGGGTCTTAGGGACTACACTGTTAACGCTATTAATAAGTTCATGGGCTTCACAGGGGAGTTAGCCTCAAAATTCGCCTCACTCCTTAGAATAATGTACAACGTGTTTGAAACTTATGATGCTGAATTAGTGGAGATTAATCCACTTGCCTTAACAAGGGACGGTAACTTCGTTGCCCTTGATGTTAAAATAATGATCGATGACAATGCACTATATAGGCATGGTGATATTTCAGTGGAGGAGGAGGGTGACTTAACCAGGGAGGAGCTTGAGGCTAGGAAGTACGGCTTCCACTACGTTGAGTTACCGGGCTACGTGGGTGTTGTTGGTAATGGGGCTGGTTTAACAATGGCCACAATGGATCTTGTTAAGGAGTTTAAGGGTGAACCAGCTGACTTCCTTGACGTTGGGGGTGGTGCAAGTAGGGATATTGTTAAGGCAGCCTTAAGCCTACTACTTAAGGATGAGAGGATTAAGGGAATCGTATTAAATATCTTCGGTGGAATAACCAGGGGAGATGAGGTTGCCTACGGTGTCGTGGAGGCCTTTAAGGAGATTGGCGCCTCTAAGCCATTGGCAATAAGGCTGAAGGGAACCAATGAGGAGGAGGGTAGGAGGATTCTAGCCCCATTGGGGGTTAAAATTTATGAAACAGCCGAGGAGGCTATAGGTGAATTAATGAGTAAACTACAGGGTGGTTCAAGATGA